From the genome of Thermoanaerobaculia bacterium:
TCGTCGAGGCTTACCACGGGCCGGACCTTCCGCTCGTCCGGTCGGTGGCCGCGGGGCGGTTTCCTTCTCTTCTGCCCTACTCGTTTCCGCAACGGACGCATGTTTCGATTCGTCTCACACGGGAGATGGCGAAAGATCCGCCGTCGCCCGAGAAATGACGTATCTGTATGGCTGGAAGGGACCTGCCGGTACGATCAGGATCACCGGCCGATTCGAGGCGTACAGGATCTTCGGGAAAGGGCGGCGGCGATTTCTGTTCACCGGGGGGGCGATCCGGGAGCGCGCGGATCTCGGTCGCCGAGAGCATCTCACCGGCATCGGGAGCCCTTTTCGGGGAACCCGGGAGGCATTCCGGCGATCGACGAAGGTGGCCCGGCCCGCAATTCGGCGCAGACGGGGTTCGCGCCGGAGTCAGGTCGCTCTCCGGCGGAGCGACCGCCGGGTCGCGCGGGCGTCTTTGCGCTTGACACAGAGCCCCTAGACTCTTAGTATTAGCGGGTTTTCCCCGGGACTCTCGGAGTTATCCGAAAGACAGGGAGACGATCGATCTCGGCCAACGGGTGCGGCAAAACCCGGAGGCCGGGGAGACGAAAGAATCGAAGCCGCCGCGTGAAGTTTCTTTGCCCGGGCGGATTCGGAGGTCGAAGAGAATGCCGACGATTTCCCAGCTGGTCCGGCGCGGTCGCGAGGCGGTCCGCTACAAGACGGCGAGCCCCGCGCTGAACGCCTCGCCGCAGAAGCGCGGCGTCTGCACGCGCGTCTACACGACGACGCCGAAGAAGCCCAACTCCGCGCTTCGCAAGGTCGCGCGCGTGCGCCTCACCAACGGCACCGAGGTGACGACGTACATCCCGGGCGTCGGCCACAACCTGCAGGAGCACTCGATCGTGATGATCCGGGGCGGCCGCGTGAAGGACCTGCCGGGCGTGCGCTACCACATCATCCGCGGAACGCTCGACGCCGTGGGCGTCGCCAACCGCAAGCAGAGCCGCTCCAAATACGGCGCGAAGCGCCCGAAGGCTTAACCGATGCCGAGACGAAGAGAAGTCCCCAAGCGCGAAATCCTGCCCGATCCCGTCTACAACTCCCAGCTCGTGACGAAGTTCGTCAACTCCGTCATGAAGCAGGGGAAGAAGAGCGTGGCCGAGCGGATCCTGTACGGAGCGCTCGAGATGGTTTCCGAGAAGACCCAGGACGACCCGATGAAGGTCTTCAAGAAGGCGGTCGAGAACGTCAAGCCGGCGCTGGAAGTCAAGTCGCGCCGCGTCGGCGGGTCGACCTACCAGGTCCCCGTCGAGGTCCGTCCGAACCGCCGCACATCGCTCGCGATCCGCTGGCTCATCGAGTACGCCGCAGCGCGCGGCGAGCGGACGATGCGCGAGAAGCTCGCGGGCGAGCTCCTCGACGCGTCGAACCTGAAGGGCGGCGCGATGAAGAAGAAAGACGACACCCTGAAGATGGCGGAAGCCAACAAGGCCTTCGCCCACTACCGTTGGTAAATCGAGCCGAGCTGAACTGAATCATGCCGCGCACCCACTCCCTCAAGGACACCCGCAACATCGGGATCATGGCGCACATCG
Proteins encoded in this window:
- the rpsL gene encoding 30S ribosomal protein S12; amino-acid sequence: MPTISQLVRRGREAVRYKTASPALNASPQKRGVCTRVYTTTPKKPNSALRKVARVRLTNGTEVTTYIPGVGHNLQEHSIVMIRGGRVKDLPGVRYHIIRGTLDAVGVANRKQSRSKYGAKRPKA
- the rpsG gene encoding 30S ribosomal protein S7, whose protein sequence is MPRRREVPKREILPDPVYNSQLVTKFVNSVMKQGKKSVAERILYGALEMVSEKTQDDPMKVFKKAVENVKPALEVKSRRVGGSTYQVPVEVRPNRRTSLAIRWLIEYAAARGERTMREKLAGELLDASNLKGGAMKKKDDTLKMAEANKAFAHYRW